A window of Komagataella phaffii GS115 chromosome 1, complete sequence contains these coding sequences:
- a CDS encoding Evolutionarily conserved copper-binding protein of the mitochondrial inner membrane, with translation MDRKRIDGLPPWVLTPKEEKEVFENWKTTTYKACDDDVKKFADCAASSGYSAWFKCRKQSKVMRDCIASRQATKYVDDERDKYIQEKIRLLQEQGKIQPTPDSDAEHPTSSYSWWKRERNP, from the coding sequence ATGGATAGAAAGAGAATAGATGGGCTTCCTCCTTGGGTTTTGACCcccaaagaagagaaggaagTGTTTGAGAACTGGAAAACAACTACCTATAAAGCATGCGACGATGATGTCAAAAAGTTTGCAGACTGTGCTGCATCGTCAGGGTACAGCGCTTGGTTCAAGTGCCGTAAACAAAGCAAAGTGATGAGAGATTGCATCGCCTCCAGACAGGCTACAAAGTATGTGGATGATGAGAGAGACAAGTATATTCAGGAAAAAATACGTCTATTGCAAGAGCAGGGGAAAATCCAGCCAACACCAGATTCCGATGCAGAACATCCGACATCCTCGTACTCATGGTGGAAAAGGGAGAGAAATCCCTAA
- a CDS encoding 40S ribosomal protein S15, translating into MNLPVNAERKKRILKSYSYRGIDLEALLKLSNEEFGKLCTSSVRRRFSRGLGDREERFLKKLRVVKLATPPNEKPAVVKTHLRKMIVVPEMIGSVVGVYNGKIFNTVEIKPEMLGHYLGEFSMTYTPVRHGKAGVGNAARFAALK; encoded by the coding sequence ATGAATCTTCCAGTTAACGcagagagaaagaagagaattcTCAAGTCCTACTCATACAGAGGTATTGACCTTGAGGCCCTTCTCAAGTTGTCCAACGAGGAGTTCGGAAAGTTGTGCACTTCCAGTgtcagaagaagattctcCAGAGGTCTAGGTGACAGAGAAGAACGTTTCCTCAAGAAACTCAGAGTTGTAAAGTTGGCCACTCCACCAAACGAGAAGCCAGCCGTTGTCAAGACCCatttgagaaagatgatCGTTGTCCCAGAGATGATTGGTTCTGTTGTCGGTGTTTACAACGGTAAGATTTTCAACACCGTTGAGATCAAGCCAGAGATGTTGGGCCACTACTTGGGTGAGTTCTCCATGACTTACACTCCAGTTAGACACGGTAAGGCCGGTGTTGGTAACGCTGCCAGATTTGCCGCTCTGAAATAA
- a CDS encoding 60S acidic ribosomal protein P2, with protein sequence MDQLDRLKGRALYIAAYLLLVQAGNEAPSASDVTKVLESVGIDVEEDKLSKLISELEGKNIEELIAEGNEKLSSVPTGGAAAASSGPADAASGEAAAEEEEAGEESEEDDDMGFGLFD encoded by the exons ATGGATCAGCTCGATAGATTGAAAGGTCGTGCACTT TACATTGCAGCATACTTGCTTTTGGTCCAGGCCGGTAACGAGGCTCCATCCGCCTCTGATGTCACCAAGGTTTTAGAATCCGTTGGaattgatgttgaagaagacaaatTATCCAAGTTGATCTCCGAACTTGAGGGAAAGAATATTGAAGAGCTCATTGCTGAAGGTAACGAGAAGCTGTCCTCTGTCCCAACTGGTGGTGCTGCCGCTGCTTCTTCTGGACCAGCTGACGCTGCTTCTGGTGAAGCCGCTGctgaggaagaggaagctGGTGAGGAGTCTGAGGAAGACGACGACATGGGATTCGGATTGTTCGATTAA
- a CDS encoding General amino acid permease: protein MSGKEKIENLDAVSVLTSTADPSVSNPSKWQEFKDSFKRADLDESAFSPGMTEAERAIAATANSPMQKSLKPRHILLITLGGNIGTGLFVSSGTALRTGGPLGVLIGWIITGACCYTVVQAMAELTVRFPVAGSHTTFANRFIDRSFGFAVAWDYALLWLIVLPLELVAASMTIKFWTTSINPDIFVAIFYVFIVAVNFFGVKGYGEAEFVFSSIKIVTIMGFIILALVLICGGGPTHEYIGAQYWHDPGALASGFKGVCSVFVSAAMSYMGTEVCGLAAAESANPRKALPAAIKHVFWRILLFYIVVLLLVGMLVPFNSERLLGAGGGTSASPFVIAIQTHTISGLPSVMNAVIMLSLLSVGNSATFSCSRTICALAAQGMAPKIFAYVDRKGRPLYALLLSAVVGLFSFIAAYKDQDTVFAWLLSISGLSSIFLWSAIVLSHIRFRYAMKKQGRSLDELAYVSNTGVYGSYFGLLVNILIVICQFWVSLFPVGGAEPSPVIFFQGYLCVPLVLVLYLGHKIYKRNWAMYIRSEEMDLDTGRREMDLNLLKQEVAEERELLRQKPFWYRTYKFWC from the coding sequence ATGTCAGGTAAAGAGAAAATCGAGAACCTGGATGCCGTCTCTGTGCTAACATCGACGGCAGATCCATCTGTCTCCAACCCAAGTAAGTGGCAGGAGTTCAAAGACTCCTTCAAACGCGCCGACTTAGATGAGTCAGCCTTCTCCCCAGGTATGACAGAAGCTGAGAGAGCTATAGCGGCAACTGCCAATTCTCCTATGCAAAAATCCCTTAAGCCAAGGCATATTCTGCTAATTACTCTAGGTGGAAACATAGGTACTGGTCTATTTGTCAGTTCTGGAACGGCCCTAAGAACGGGAGGACCATTAGGTGTTTTAATAGGGTGGATTATCACGGGTGCATGTTGTTATACAGTCGTCCAAGCAATGGCCGAACTCACTGTCAGATTCCCAGTCGCAGGTTCGCATACCACATTTGCCAATCGTTTCATTGACAGATCCTTTGGTTTTGCAGTGGCATGGGATTACGCTCTGCTATGGTTAATTGTTCTTCCATTGGAATTAGTGGCTGCCTCAATGACCATTAAGTTTTGGACCACCAGCATCAATCCAGACATATTTGTGGCGATATTTTATGTTTTCATCGTAGCAGTTAATTTCTTCGGGGTTAAAGGGTATGGAGAGGCGGAATTTGTCTTTTCATCCATCAAAATCGTAACCATCATGGGTTTCATAATATTAGCTTTGGTGTTGATCTGCGGTGGAGGTCCAACTCACGAATACATAGGTGCACAATATTGGCATGATCCAGGAGCATTGGCGTCTGGATTCAAAGGTGTGTGTTCAGTTTTTGTCAGTGCTGCCATGTCTTATATGGGTACTGAAGTGTGTGGTCTAGCTGCTGCCGAATCAGCCAACCCAAGAAAAGCCCTTCCAGCTGCCATTAAACACGTATTCTGGAGAATTCTTTTATTCTACATTGTTGTGCTACTTTTAGTTGGTATGTTGGTTCCCTTTAACTCTGAAAGGTTACTGGGAGCTGGAGGGGGAACATCTGCATCGCCATTTGTCATCGCAATCCAAACACACACAATCTCAGGCCTTCCATCTGTTATGAATGCCGTCATCATGCTATCACTACTTTCAGTAGGTAATTCTGCCACCTTTTCGTGCTCCAGAACAATTTGTGCTCTCGCTGCTCAAGGCATGGCACCGAAGATATTTGCCTACGTTGATCGTAAAGGAAGGCCGCTATATGCCCTACTGCTATCTGCAGTAGTGGGACTGTTTTCCTTTATCGCTGCCTACAAGGATCAAGACACCGTATTCGCATGGCTATTGAGTATCTCAGGTCTGAGCTCCATATTTCTGTGGTCTGCCATTGTTCTGTCGCACATTCGATTCCGATATGCGATGAAAAAACAAGGTAGATCATTGGATGAACTTGCCTATGTGAGTAACACAGGGGTGTATGGGTCATATTTTGGACTGCTAGTCAACATCCTGATCGTCATTTGTCAATTCTGGGTTTCACTCTTCCCAGTAGGAGGAGCAGAGCCATCCCCcgtcatcttctttcaagggTACCTATGTGTTCCGTTAGTGCTAGTATTATACCTGGGACACAAAATCTACAAGAGAAATTGGGCAATGTACATTCGCAGTGAAGAGATGGACTTGGATACAGGCCGCAGAGAGATGGACCTTAACCTATTAAAGCAGGAGGTTGCAGAGGAAAGAGAACTCCTAAGGCAGAAACCATTTTGGTACCGCACTTACAAGTTCTGGTGCTAA
- a CDS encoding mitochondrial 54S ribosomal protein YmL31: protein MFGPFRATLVDLGGLLWKRPWRMSKPQKYRLRKRMQLVDSNIDIIYQGLTEEGLSCKVIDNLKQNFPKEHEVLPKNKYTVFNKTAKNYRKGVHLVPKWTKKSLRENPEFF from the coding sequence ATGTTCGGTCCTTTTAGAGCTACGCTGGTCGATCTAGGAGGTCTGCTATGGAAACGTCCTTGGAGAATGTCCAAACCACAGAAATATAGACTCCGCAAAAGAATGCAACTTGTAGACTCCAATATCGACATTATTTACCAGGGACTGACTGAGGAGGGTCTGTCTTGCAAAGTGATAGATaacttgaaacaaaacttcCCAAAGGAGCATGAAGTGCTCCCCAAAAACAAGTATACCGTGTTTAACAAGACAGCCAAAAACTATAGAAAGGGTGTTCATTTGGTTCCAAAATGGACCAAGAAGTCTTTGAGAGAGAACCCCGAGTTCTTCTAA
- a CDS encoding Cystathionine gamma-lyase, with amino-acid sequence MSENYGFGTRAVHAGAEHDPTTGAVIAPISLSTTFAQSSPANPIGIYEYSRSDNPNRSAFERAVASLEKAKYGLAFASGSAAESVIVHTLNVGDEIISVSDVYGGTHRYFTKVATKTGISIKFTGRLQADLANLLNEKTRLVWIESPSNPTLSLTDIAEIRKIIDDYKKNGHQNQKLYLVVDNTFLSSYVQTPLIHGADLVIHSVTKYLNGHSDVVMGVAATSDEELYKELQFFQNATGAVPSPFDSWLAHRGLKTLHLRVRQASNSALEIAKFLQKSSKVQLVNYPGLPEHPQHEIFKKQHNYGLGGGMISFRVVGGAAGASTFCSSTKIFTLAESLGGIESLLEVPAVMTHAGFSPEEREANGVYDDLIRLSVGIEETEDLVADISQALDKL; translated from the coding sequence ATGTCTGAAAACTACGGTTTTGGTACTAGAGCTGTCCACGCGGGAGCTGAACACGATCCAACCACTGGAGCTGTCATCGCACCAATTTCGTTATCCACCACTTTTGCCCAATCTTCTCCTGCTAACCCTATAGGAATCTACGAATATTCCCGTTCTGATAACCCAAACAGAAGTGCTTTTGAACGTGCTgttgcttctttggagaaggCTAAGTATGGTCTCGCTTTTGCATCCGGTTCTGCTGCTGAATCTGTGATTGTTCACACTTTGAATGTTGGAGATGAAATTATTTCAGTTTCTGACGTCTACGGTGGGACTCACCGTTATTTCACCAAAGTGGCCACCAAAACTGGTATTAGTATCAAATTCACTGGACGTTTACAGGCAGACTTGGCCAACTTGCTGAATGAGAAGACCAGACTTGTCTGGATTGAATCTCCATCTAACCCTACTCTGTCCCTGACTGACATTGCTGAAATTAGAAAGATCATTGACGACTATAAAAAGAACGGACACCAAAACCAGAAACTGTACTTGGTAGTTGACAACACCTTCCTGTCCTCTTATGTTCAAACCCCATTGATTCACGGTGCAGATTTGGTCATTCATTCCGTAACAAAGTACCTGAACGGTCACTCTGATGTTGTTATGGGTGTAGCTGCCACCAGCGACGAGGAGTTGTACAAAGAATTGCAGTTCTTCCAGAACGCTACAGGAGCTGTCCCATCTCCATTCGACTCTTGGTTGGCTCACAGAGGTTTGAAGACGTTGCATTTGCGTGTTCGTCAAGCTTCCAACAGCGCTTTAGAGATTGCCAAATTCCTGCAAAAATCTAGCAAAGTACAACTAGTCAATTACCCAGGTCTTCCTGAACACCCACAACATGAGATTTTCAAGAAGCAACACAACTATGGACTTGGAGGAGGTATGATCTCATTCCGTGTTGTCGGAGGAGCTGCTGGTGCTTCCACATTCTGCTCATCTACCAAGATCTTCACTTTGGCTGAATCTCTGGGTGGAATTGAATCGTTGTTGGAAGTTCCTGCTGTTATGACCCACGCTGGTTTCTCTCCAGAGGAAAGAGAGGCCAACGGTGTTTACGATGACCTCATTAGATTGTCTGTCGGTATCGAAGAGACTGAAGACCTTGTTGCAGATATCTCCCAGGCTTTGGACAAGCTTTAA